In a single window of the Streptacidiphilus sp. P02-A3a genome:
- a CDS encoding FadR/GntR family transcriptional regulator, which yields MSTVAHPPMTTARLSDTPRPGVGELDRFPVGERTADRAFPERGAPGPSPRWDSTEPELSRAPRRSPGSRGRGLHGQLVQQLGQMIVSGDLGADRPLVPEEIGQRFEVSRTVVRESLRVLEAKGLVSARPNVGTRVRPVADWNLLDPDIIEWRAYGPQRDDQRRELFELRWAIEPLAARLAAGHGRDEIHQRMVDMTEIMSHAADQGDQVTFSRADNEFHTLLLELSGNRMLEHLAGIVGAALNVSGGPITACERPSEPSVGLHTRLVDALGTGDGTAAEAAMRALLTVHPEIDHVVPAPREH from the coding sequence GTGAGTACCGTTGCGCATCCCCCCATGACCACTGCCCGCCTGTCCGACACGCCCCGTCCCGGCGTCGGCGAGCTGGACCGCTTCCCGGTCGGTGAACGCACCGCCGACCGGGCCTTCCCCGAGCGTGGCGCCCCCGGGCCCTCGCCGCGTTGGGACAGTACCGAGCCGGAGCTCTCCCGGGCCCCGCGCCGCAGCCCCGGCAGCCGTGGCCGGGGGCTGCACGGCCAGCTCGTCCAGCAGCTCGGACAGATGATCGTCTCCGGCGACCTGGGCGCCGACCGGCCGCTCGTGCCGGAGGAGATCGGCCAGCGGTTCGAGGTGTCCCGCACCGTCGTCCGCGAGTCGCTGCGGGTGCTGGAGGCCAAGGGCCTGGTCAGCGCCCGTCCCAATGTCGGGACCAGGGTGCGGCCGGTCGCCGACTGGAACCTGCTCGACCCGGACATCATCGAGTGGCGGGCCTACGGCCCGCAGCGCGACGACCAGCGCCGCGAGCTCTTCGAACTGCGCTGGGCGATCGAACCGCTCGCCGCCAGGCTCGCCGCCGGGCACGGCCGGGACGAGATCCACCAGCGGATGGTGGACATGACCGAGATCATGAGCCACGCCGCCGACCAGGGCGACCAGGTCACCTTCAGCCGGGCCGACAACGAGTTCCACACCCTGCTGCTGGAGCTCTCCGGCAACCGGATGCTGGAGCACCTGGCCGGGATCGTCGGCGCCGCACTCAACGTCTCGGGCGGCCCGATCACCGCCTGCGAACGGCCCTCCGAGCCCTCGGTCGGGCTGCACACCCGGCTGGTGGACGCCCTCGGCACCGGCGACGGCACCGCGGCCGAGGCGGCCATGCGGGCGCTGCTCACCGTCCACCCCGAGATCGACCATGTGGTGCCCGCGCCGCGCGAACACTGA